GGAAGCGACGTTACGCGATTCATTGCCGACATCGATTTTCATGCAACTTTGATGGACGGCATGTTGTCGTTCTTGTTGTTCGCCGGCGCGCTCCATGTCGACTGGAATGAGATGCGGCGCGGACGCTGGCCGATCATCGTTCTCAGCACATTCGGTGTTCTGTTATCGACTGCGCTCGTCGGCGGCGGGTTCTATGTTATGGCCGGTCTGCTGGGAGCCCCGCTTCCCCTGGCCTGGTGTCTTGTATTCGGGGCGCTGATTAGTCCAACGGATCCCGTGGCGATCATGCGGGTCCTCAGCCGCGCCGATATTCCAGCGACACTGCAAGCGACCGTGGCGGGAGAGAGCTTGTTCAACGACGGCATCGGCGTCGTTGTCTTCACCATCATCCTGGCAGCAGCGCTTGGTGACGAGCCGCTGTCAATCCTAAACGCGGCGCAACTGTTCCTGATTGAGGCCGGCGGCGGCATTATGTTAGGCTTGGCGATCGGCTGGATCGCTTTCCGTGCCATGCAATCGATCGACGACTATAATCTCGAGATCATGATCAGTCTTGCCGTGGTCATGGGAGGCTACACGGCGGCGCGATGGCTTCATGTGAGCGGACCGGTTGCGATGGCGGTGGCTGGATTGCTGATCGGCAATCATGGTGTGGCCCATGCCATGAGCGACACCACCAAGGATTATTTGCTGAAGTTTTGGTCGCTGATCGACGATATTCTCAACTCGGTGCTGTTCCTGCTCATAGGGCTGGAGGTCGTGGCCATTTCATTCGATATGCGCATGCT
The Nitrobacter sp. NHB1 genome window above contains:
- a CDS encoding cation:proton antiporter; this translates as MTMMHGLVITPFDAAAILIVLAAILGYANHRFIHLPQSVGLTIMGAAASLIVVALDWLLPSTKVGSDVTRFIADIDFHATLMDGMLSFLLFAGALHVDWNEMRRGRWPIIVLSTFGVLLSTALVGGGFYVMAGLLGAPLPLAWCLVFGALISPTDPVAIMRVLSRADIPATLQATVAGESLFNDGIGVVVFTIILAAALGDEPLSILNAAQLFLIEAGGGIMLGLAIGWIAFRAMQSIDDYNLEIMISLAVVMGGYTAARWLHVSGPVAMAVAGLLIGNHGVAHAMSDTTKDYLLKFWSLIDDILNSVLFLLIGLEVVAISFDMRMLGLAIVAVPLALASRGASVIVPLTLLKPFVTLGPLAPTTLVWGGLRGGISVALALGLPVGPYRASALAATYLVVLFAVIAQGGTVERVLKWKTRRIDAAKQ